From Xylocopilactobacillus apis, a single genomic window includes:
- a CDS encoding Mur ligase family protein encodes MNLKSRAAVFFAKTSHFILKNILHRGATSLPGKIALKIDPDLLRHLSDNLDVIIVSGTNGKTLTTALCVKVLKTAGYDVISNSSGSNMVQGIVNSLIMQKSSKKQVAVLEVDEANVAPVTESLTPKFFVLTNIFRDQMDRYGEIYTTYDKILAGIKNAPKATVITNGDSPIFQRAKPENLTVYYGFDHLNENKDLLAPTNTDGILSPTDHSILHYHFLTYANLGFYYSITDSFKRPKLNYAVTKIDQLTPKYSEFEIGSTRFKIEIGGLYNIYNALAAYSLAQEMGISANVVKETFEQNQQIFGRQESIDVDGKDVTIVLIKNPVGSNAVIDMMLTEKDPFSLVALLNANYADGIDTSWIWDADFEKLHQANIEAVLTGGERYKDIQVRLKMGGFEDQETVPDLKQIVEKIKTLPTKKVYVAATYTAMLQLREQLAKSGYIKGGF; translated from the coding sequence ATGAACCTTAAAAGCCGAGCTGCAGTTTTTTTTGCTAAGACTAGTCATTTTATTTTAAAAAACATTCTACACCGAGGTGCAACTTCTCTGCCTGGGAAAATTGCACTAAAGATCGATCCCGATCTTCTTAGACATCTCAGCGATAACCTCGATGTCATCATTGTTAGCGGAACCAATGGCAAAACTTTGACTACTGCTCTTTGTGTTAAAGTTCTAAAAACGGCAGGCTATGACGTTATTTCTAATTCTTCTGGCTCCAACATGGTCCAAGGAATCGTTAATAGCTTAATCATGCAAAAATCTTCAAAAAAACAAGTTGCGGTATTAGAGGTTGATGAAGCAAATGTCGCTCCCGTTACTGAGTCTTTAACTCCCAAATTTTTCGTTCTTACCAATATTTTTCGCGATCAAATGGATCGTTACGGGGAAATTTATACCACCTATGACAAAATATTAGCTGGTATTAAAAATGCTCCAAAAGCAACTGTCATTACTAATGGAGACTCACCAATTTTTCAAAGAGCAAAGCCTGAAAACCTCACAGTCTATTACGGATTTGATCATTTAAATGAAAACAAAGATCTCCTCGCACCAACTAACACCGACGGCATCCTTTCACCAACAGATCACAGCATTCTTCACTATCACTTTTTAACTTACGCAAATCTCGGTTTCTACTATTCTATTACCGATAGTTTTAAAAGGCCAAAGTTAAACTATGCAGTTACAAAGATCGACCAGCTGACACCTAAATATTCTGAATTTGAGATTGGTTCAACTCGCTTTAAAATCGAAATTGGAGGTCTTTACAACATTTATAATGCACTTGCTGCTTATTCGCTGGCCCAAGAAATGGGAATATCCGCTAATGTCGTAAAAGAAACATTTGAGCAGAATCAGCAAATCTTTGGGCGTCAAGAGTCTATTGATGTTGACGGAAAAGACGTAACGATCGTTCTAATCAAAAACCCTGTGGGTTCCAATGCAGTGATTGATATGATGCTGACAGAAAAAGATCCTTTTTCTCTTGTAGCTTTGCTTAATGCGAATTATGCCGATGGAATTGACACTTCTTGGATTTGGGATGCTGATTTTGAAAAACTTCACCAAGCAAATATTGAAGCTGTCCTTACTGGCGGAGAACGTTACAAGGATATTCAAGTAAGACTTAAAATGGGCGGTTTTGAAGATCAAGAAACAGTGCCCGATCTTAAGCAGATTGTCGAAAAAATTAAAACTCTGCCAACTAAAAAAGTATATGTTGCCGCAACTTACACTGCCATGCTTCAATTAAGGGAACAACTTGCCAAAAGTGGTTATATTAAAGGAGGATTTTAA
- a CDS encoding S8 family serine peptidase: MKKGSRKITSLLSSLLLLITPLIQLEETFASTQSVEYKTDNRESIEDNLRSASNAAKSQATKKYYQAVKDQLSARGVDTSKLNFDQMQNKTVKIIVELAANPAVKQNITPTGSKKSIQRIDQASNKVIDNQASIQKQVESITGNKVRRTYGYLINGFSISAKPAQIAQIKKVAGVKNVTVAKVYHPADSSANELANVQKVWSANHLKGEGMVVAVLDTGIDPNHKDLRLTDPSKEKITPAQGNSFAQTLGYGKSCNDKVPFAYNYADGTSETILDTGTTMHGMHVAGIVAANGSGDDPKTSVQGVAPEAQLLDMKVFSNTSEGATDDDIISAIEDSVKIGADVINMSLGSTSGDVNPKDPEQMALSNAAKQGVIPVISAGNSGLSNSAKGDNVPFYQTEDTSTVGAPGVTPEAITVASSENSSRVTNVTSITDPAGKKLLDKDIAGQLSNKTSFETASGHAFYLAKNGKDGLPGIGKPADFDESVKGKIAVVARGQLAFTEKQDNAKKAGAVGIVIVDNNPNNANQGFSWHEDFPSLGVTTEDGKELIKAIQAAPDTIYTITVSEQQVPNSDSGRMSSFTSFGPTSDLSFKPDITAPGGQIWSLANDNKYQNMSGTSMASPFIAGSTAILVESLKKEGINLSKDQLTKFAKISLMNTAKPMMDLDNKNNVISPREQGSGLIQLDKAVDNRVTATTPSGEGSFALKEIGQNAEMVVTLTNRSNEDVKYTFNNHGGPWTGNDEVNKNTSEVPISGGSLTTDENSVTVPANGKKDVTVHLSLPMSFAQQKFVEGYIGFDSDKAPNLVIPYLGFHGKWGQGKVIDAPSWEKGSVFGGGYFKDGDDNILGTDLAGDDRENQKEAPDFSSDPDKLLSYIKPDTVAISPNNDGHQDYAYPTFYLYRNAHNSQAQIINSTGSVIKTVYKDTSVKKSFYDAEHSSFTTATDGPNLIWDGTHWNAAKGKDVPVVDGVYKYRFSAIPNAADAKAQTQDLTIRVDTVKPKLTNIKLIKRSDGMYLSANLSDNNSGIQNMGILNVTINGVSHNYNLYNDKGDPVSIHPYVTKLVNAQSSSLTPGKNQIEVGVLDNAANYGYTKSLTTVPGKAAKGLALYNLQDKKRISTVTPYVNTSNSTFRVNGSYIRNVYVNGRLGKLDRKGIFSVNVPIPANGVFKFSTDAKGKKLIRTVRTVIAMKLGTISVNDANRTVNTDKKDYELSGSVGPTVKKVTIKGSKTKVLNVEDFAKDRTFKASFDLKYGSNKFTVTATDVDGNISKPVSVTVNTTYDDDPKNQVFFDDGDLDIAATKVITTKTKGFDSRTGMFTISGKLKKPVGTFKIAGDNVSYDPQTLKFSKTVQLPTNGYKSIWIYVADEQGKALVDGSVHFAVDTNLPTLTFKDSAGWQQDNKGDYHFSTLKKPFVLTGSASDNFSGFGVLVNNNVLEVTPQNGVFSVQTGFSVDFSTTLNLIKGLNKFNVSVVDATGNIVSHNLYITYRGI, translated from the coding sequence TTGAAAAAAGGGTCGAGAAAAATTACGAGTTTATTAAGTTCACTATTGCTCTTAATAACGCCATTAATTCAATTAGAAGAAACATTTGCTTCAACTCAATCCGTTGAATACAAAACCGATAATCGTGAATCCATTGAGGATAATTTGCGATCCGCTTCTAATGCGGCTAAATCGCAAGCGACTAAGAAATATTATCAAGCAGTTAAAGATCAGTTAAGTGCTCGGGGCGTGGATACGAGCAAATTAAATTTTGATCAGATGCAAAATAAGACTGTGAAAATTATTGTTGAGTTAGCTGCTAATCCGGCGGTTAAACAAAATATCACACCGACGGGTTCCAAAAAATCGATTCAAAGAATCGATCAGGCTTCAAATAAAGTTATTGATAATCAGGCATCAATTCAAAAACAAGTTGAATCAATAACCGGAAACAAAGTTAGAAGAACTTACGGATACTTAATTAATGGTTTTTCAATTTCAGCAAAACCTGCTCAGATCGCTCAGATTAAGAAAGTTGCGGGAGTTAAGAATGTAACGGTTGCTAAAGTTTATCATCCGGCAGACTCTTCAGCTAATGAATTAGCTAATGTTCAAAAAGTTTGGTCGGCTAATCATTTAAAAGGTGAGGGAATGGTCGTTGCGGTTCTTGATACTGGAATTGATCCCAATCATAAAGATTTACGTTTAACAGACCCAAGCAAAGAAAAAATTACTCCCGCTCAAGGTAATAGTTTTGCTCAAACGTTAGGTTATGGGAAGTCTTGTAATGACAAAGTTCCTTTTGCTTATAATTACGCTGATGGAACCAGTGAAACAATTTTAGATACCGGAACGACAATGCACGGAATGCACGTGGCAGGTATTGTGGCAGCTAACGGCTCAGGGGATGATCCTAAGACGTCAGTTCAAGGAGTTGCCCCAGAAGCCCAATTATTAGATATGAAAGTTTTTAGTAATACTTCTGAAGGTGCAACTGATGACGATATCATTAGTGCTATTGAAGATTCTGTCAAAATCGGAGCAGATGTTATCAACATGTCTTTAGGTTCCACTTCTGGAGATGTTAACCCAAAAGATCCTGAACAAATGGCATTATCAAATGCTGCTAAACAGGGGGTTATTCCCGTTATTTCTGCAGGTAATTCAGGCCTTTCTAATTCTGCAAAAGGTGATAATGTTCCTTTTTATCAGACTGAAGATACAAGCACTGTTGGGGCACCAGGAGTTACTCCAGAAGCAATTACCGTCGCTTCTTCTGAAAACAGTTCAAGAGTAACTAATGTTACTTCAATTACTGATCCGGCAGGGAAGAAACTTTTAGATAAAGATATTGCCGGTCAATTGTCCAACAAGACTAGTTTTGAAACAGCGTCAGGTCATGCCTTTTATCTCGCAAAAAATGGTAAAGATGGATTACCTGGGATTGGAAAACCAGCTGACTTCGACGAATCTGTAAAAGGTAAAATTGCGGTTGTTGCTAGAGGACAATTAGCGTTTACTGAAAAGCAGGATAATGCTAAAAAAGCAGGGGCAGTGGGAATTGTCATTGTTGATAACAATCCTAATAATGCTAATCAAGGATTTTCTTGGCACGAAGATTTTCCATCGTTAGGAGTTACAACTGAAGATGGTAAAGAGTTGATTAAAGCCATCCAAGCAGCACCTGATACGATCTACACAATCACTGTTAGTGAACAACAGGTACCAAATTCAGACAGCGGCCGGATGTCTTCATTCACGTCTTTTGGACCAACTAGTGATCTTTCATTTAAACCTGATATCACAGCCCCAGGAGGACAAATCTGGTCACTTGCCAATGATAATAAATATCAAAACATGAGTGGAACTTCAATGGCGAGTCCTTTTATTGCCGGATCGACTGCAATTTTAGTTGAAAGCTTGAAAAAAGAAGGAATCAATCTAAGTAAAGATCAATTGACTAAATTTGCAAAAATCAGTTTGATGAATACAGCAAAACCAATGATGGATCTTGATAATAAGAACAATGTCATTTCGCCTCGTGAACAAGGATCAGGCTTAATTCAACTTGATAAGGCAGTAGATAATCGAGTTACTGCGACCACTCCAAGCGGCGAAGGATCATTTGCTTTAAAAGAAATTGGTCAAAATGCTGAAATGGTAGTTACATTAACCAATAGAAGTAATGAGGATGTTAAATACACGTTTAATAATCATGGCGGTCCATGGACTGGTAACGATGAAGTAAATAAAAATACTTCAGAAGTTCCAATTAGCGGCGGATCATTAACAACGGATGAAAATTCCGTTACTGTTCCAGCTAACGGGAAAAAAGATGTTACGGTTCATTTAAGCCTTCCGATGAGTTTTGCCCAACAAAAATTTGTTGAAGGGTATATTGGTTTCGATAGCGATAAAGCACCCAATTTGGTAATCCCTTATCTTGGATTCCACGGTAAGTGGGGACAAGGGAAAGTTATTGATGCACCATCTTGGGAAAAAGGTTCAGTTTTCGGTGGCGGCTACTTTAAAGATGGTGATGACAATATTTTAGGAACTGATTTAGCCGGTGATGATCGCGAGAATCAGAAAGAAGCACCAGATTTTAGTTCAGATCCTGATAAATTATTAAGCTACATCAAACCTGATACCGTTGCAATTTCGCCAAATAACGACGGGCATCAAGATTATGCGTACCCAACATTTTATTTGTATCGAAATGCCCATAATTCTCAAGCACAAATTATTAATTCAACTGGTTCCGTAATTAAGACAGTTTATAAAGATACAAGCGTTAAAAAGTCATTTTATGATGCGGAACATTCCTCATTTACTACAGCAACAGATGGTCCTAATTTAATTTGGGATGGCACGCACTGGAATGCGGCTAAAGGTAAAGATGTGCCCGTTGTTGACGGCGTTTATAAATATCGCTTTAGTGCAATTCCTAATGCTGCAGATGCTAAGGCTCAAACTCAAGACCTTACAATTAGAGTTGATACGGTTAAGCCAAAGTTAACGAACATTAAGTTAATTAAACGAAGCGACGGGATGTATCTTAGTGCTAATTTGAGCGATAACAACAGCGGCATTCAAAATATGGGAATTTTAAATGTAACAATTAATGGAGTATCCCATAACTATAATTTATATAACGACAAAGGGGATCCCGTTTCGATCCATCCTTATGTAACTAAATTAGTGAATGCTCAAAGTTCCAGTTTAACGCCTGGTAAAAATCAAATTGAAGTAGGTGTTTTAGATAACGCTGCTAATTATGGATACACTAAGTCTTTAACGACGGTTCCCGGCAAGGCAGCAAAAGGATTGGCACTTTATAATCTGCAGGATAAGAAACGAATTTCTACAGTTACACCATATGTTAATACCAGCAACAGTACTTTTAGAGTGAATGGTTCTTACATCAGAAATGTTTATGTTAATGGTCGATTAGGTAAACTTGACCGTAAAGGAATTTTTTCAGTTAATGTTCCGATTCCAGCAAATGGAGTCTTTAAATTCTCCACGGATGCAAAGGGTAAAAAGCTCATTCGGACTGTTAGAACAGTAATTGCGATGAAATTAGGGACAATATCAGTTAATGATGCAAACCGCACTGTTAACACTGATAAGAAAGATTATGAGCTAAGCGGTTCTGTTGGTCCAACGGTCAAAAAAGTAACAATTAAAGGTTCTAAAACGAAAGTTCTTAACGTTGAGGACTTTGCAAAAGATCGAACCTTTAAGGCAAGTTTTGATCTGAAGTATGGAAGTAATAAATTTACAGTAACTGCTACTGATGTTGATGGTAATATCTCTAAACCAGTTAGCGTTACTGTCAATACAACCTACGATGATGACCCGAAGAATCAAGTTTTCTTTGATGACGGAGATCTAGATATTGCTGCAACTAAGGTTATTACAACTAAAACTAAAGGCTTTGATTCTAGAACAGGAATGTTTACGATCTCAGGAAAACTTAAGAAACCAGTTGGAACATTTAAGATAGCTGGAGACAATGTTTCGTATGATCCGCAAACATTGAAATTTAGTAAAACAGTTCAGCTGCCTACTAATGGATATAAATCAATCTGGATTTATGTAGCTGATGAACAAGGTAAAGCTTTAGTTGATGGATCCGTTCATTTTGCAGTTGATACTAACTTGCCGACATTAACTTTTAAAGATAGTGCCGGATGGCAGCAGGATAATAAAGGCGATTATCACTTCTCCACACTGAAAAAGCCTTTTGTTTTAACAGGAAGTGCGAGCGATAACTTTAGTGGTTTTGGAGTTCTTGTAAACAATAATGTTTTGGAAGTGACGCCACAAAATGGTGTGTTCTCAGTTCAAACAGGATTTTCAGTCGATTTCTCAACGACTTTAAATTTGATTAAGGGGCTAAATAAATTCAATGTATCTGTTGTTGATGCAACAGGAAATATAGTTTCTCATAATCTGTATATAACTTATCGAGGAATTTAA
- a CDS encoding PTS system mannose/fructose/sorbose family transporter subunit IID codes for MTIKENTNETQKLLSKRDLNQIWYRWGFTHLSSMSYEKLQGHAWAYSYLPFARKYYSNDPDKKRRLLERHSMFYNTEPQTGQIINGIVASLEEQIALGNDVSEEMPINIKATLMGPLAGIGDSIIQGIIVPILLSIAMSLAKGGSPVGPLFYIIAYGIIGPTISYIAFHSGYKLGVGALDTIVGENSKRITDAFNILGVMVVGALAANTIVLNTTAKIPLGGKSQALQTVLDGIFPNLLPLAMVILGWWLVSSKQMTATKVIIIMVIIVTVGCLVGFF; via the coding sequence ATGACTATAAAGGAAAACACTAACGAAACACAAAAATTATTATCCAAACGAGATCTCAATCAAATATGGTACCGTTGGGGTTTTACCCATTTAAGCTCAATGAGTTATGAAAAGCTACAAGGACATGCCTGGGCATACTCCTATCTACCATTTGCGCGCAAATACTATAGCAATGATCCGGATAAAAAGAGACGTCTGCTCGAACGACATTCAATGTTCTATAATACTGAACCTCAAACTGGTCAAATAATTAATGGTATCGTGGCATCTTTAGAAGAGCAAATTGCTCTAGGAAACGATGTTTCAGAAGAAATGCCAATCAACATTAAAGCCACATTGATGGGACCCTTAGCGGGAATTGGAGACTCAATTATTCAAGGAATTATTGTCCCTATTTTGCTCTCAATTGCCATGAGTTTAGCTAAAGGCGGCAGCCCTGTCGGACCTTTATTCTATATTATTGCCTATGGCATTATCGGACCAACTATTTCCTATATTGCCTTTCACAGTGGCTATAAACTTGGAGTTGGCGCACTTGATACAATTGTTGGGGAAAACTCAAAACGAATTACTGATGCCTTTAATATCCTAGGCGTTATGGTCGTTGGAGCTTTAGCAGCAAATACAATCGTCTTAAACACAACAGCTAAAATTCCTTTGGGTGGTAAATCACAAGCTCTGCAGACTGTTCTTGACGGTATTTTTCCTAATCTGCTACCATTAGCAATGGTTATTTTAGGCTGGTGGCTTGTTTCCAGCAAACAAATGACCGCAACTAAAGTTATCATTATTATGGTCATAATTGTAACAGTGGGTTGTCTAGTTGGGTTTTTCTAA
- a CDS encoding PTS mannose/fructose/sorbose/N-acetylgalactosamine transporter subunit IIC, translated as MNNLFFPALLTGIFCYLGAIESPWLFGMSGGFYIVGRPLVAGLLVGLAFGDIKNGILCGLAVQAVFIANLSTGGATNSEITYAAYGGIGLAMATTKNPAIAVTLAILIGQTFGLIFYNGRMALYSFWNTRAENAAHNNDDRGIILNHLVYPQITTFLLRAVPVFLAIYFGKGLVNWLINSIPKIVTHIIQVLGGVLPALGIAMLMSIVIKNKSHFIFFFAGFVLLAFAKLSMIAIVFISALVAYLYYMSTSKNSATSATSINNSEDVIDTDDKYEDEDLF; from the coding sequence ATGAATAATTTATTTTTCCCTGCCCTATTAACAGGAATATTTTGTTATCTAGGTGCAATTGAATCACCATGGTTGTTTGGGATGAGTGGTGGTTTCTATATAGTCGGACGTCCATTAGTCGCCGGCCTCCTTGTTGGTCTTGCTTTTGGCGATATCAAAAATGGAATTTTGTGTGGTCTTGCTGTTCAAGCAGTCTTTATCGCCAACTTATCAACTGGTGGTGCAACTAATAGTGAAATTACATACGCTGCATACGGTGGTATCGGTCTTGCCATGGCAACCACCAAAAATCCGGCAATTGCAGTTACATTGGCAATTTTAATCGGACAGACTTTTGGATTAATTTTCTATAACGGTAGAATGGCACTGTATTCTTTTTGGAACACTCGCGCAGAGAATGCTGCTCACAACAATGATGACCGCGGTATCATATTAAATCATTTAGTATATCCGCAAATCACCACCTTCCTTTTGCGTGCGGTGCCTGTCTTTTTAGCAATTTATTTTGGCAAGGGACTTGTTAATTGGCTTATCAATAGTATTCCAAAAATTGTGACACACATTATCCAAGTTCTAGGCGGTGTATTACCCGCTTTGGGTATTGCAATGCTAATGAGTATCGTCATTAAAAACAAGTCACACTTTATCTTTTTCTTCGCTGGCTTCGTTCTACTTGCTTTTGCCAAATTAAGCATGATTGCCATCGTCTTCATTTCTGCTCTTGTTGCCTACCTTTACTACATGTCAACTAGCAAAAATAGTGCGACCTCTGCAACTTCTATCAACAATTCTGAAGATGTAATTGATACTGACGATAAATATGAAGATGAAGATCTATTTTAA
- a CDS encoding PTS system mannose/fructose/N-acetylgalactosamine-transporter subunit IIB, producing MTISVVRVDDRVIHGQTMTRWTKARPVDGILVVGDNIAHDMLRRKVLKAAANDLKVGIYTVAEAGEKIEKGITSKKRFFLISDSPKTFAQLVSNGVDFGKVLNVGPMNTRPGTKVLGRTVALDQDDYNAFETIAKNGIDIQFQLLPDDDIKSWSTMKKKYDSMS from the coding sequence ATGACTATATCAGTAGTAAGAGTTGACGACCGGGTAATTCACGGACAAACAATGACCAGGTGGACCAAAGCCCGTCCAGTTGACGGCATTTTAGTAGTAGGAGACAATATCGCTCATGATATGCTACGACGCAAAGTCTTAAAGGCAGCTGCCAACGACCTAAAAGTTGGCATCTACACTGTTGCCGAAGCTGGGGAAAAAATCGAAAAGGGAATTACTTCAAAAAAAAGATTCTTCTTAATTAGTGATTCACCTAAAACCTTTGCTCAACTGGTCAGTAATGGAGTTGATTTTGGAAAAGTTTTAAACGTTGGTCCAATGAATACTAGGCCCGGAACCAAAGTCTTAGGGCGAACAGTTGCGCTAGATCAAGACGATTACAACGCATTTGAAACCATTGCCAAAAATGGCATTGACATTCAATTTCAGCTTCTACCCGACGACGATATTAAGTCTTGGTCAACAATGAAGAAAAAATACGATTCCATGTCTTAG
- a CDS encoding PTS sugar transporter subunit IIA, with amino-acid sequence MKVLLTSHGHLAQGLVSGFEFIAGKSDQISALELDSNGISSYHKRLKKLLDNENVPVLILTDLKGGTPYNESFKYYLAHKKKVRVISGVNLPMLLELIPQLDTTTTLEKAAKIALMAGTDGITQAQDESDDNDEIEF; translated from the coding sequence ATGAAAGTATTATTGACTTCACACGGACATTTAGCTCAAGGACTAGTTTCTGGTTTTGAATTCATAGCCGGTAAATCCGATCAAATATCTGCATTGGAACTTGATAGTAATGGGATTAGTTCGTACCATAAGCGACTAAAAAAATTATTAGACAATGAAAATGTTCCGGTTTTAATTTTGACAGATCTTAAAGGTGGAACACCTTATAATGAATCCTTCAAATACTATTTGGCTCATAAAAAAAAGGTGCGCGTAATTAGTGGGGTAAATTTACCCATGCTTCTAGAATTAATTCCACAGTTAGACACAACAACAACCTTAGAAAAGGCCGCAAAAATAGCTTTAATGGCGGGAACTGATGGAATTACTCAGGCTCAGGATGAATCAGATGACAATGACGAGATTGAATTTTAA
- the deoC gene encoding deoxyribose-phosphate aldolase → MKYTIDDFARLIDHTNLHADATTADMKKLCSEAKKYHFKMVAINQVQSQFCAEQLKGTDIDTGAAISFPLGQTSIVCKLTETKDALKNGANEIDYVVNLTQVRAHNWAYVEDEMRQMVELCHSHHVLCKVIFENCYLTKVEIKQLALLAKKVEPDFIKTSTGFGTSGAKVEDVRLMKETVGPTVKVKAAGGIRNTDDFLAMIEAGAERIGTSAGVKIITVLKKRFEEDDITAIEI, encoded by the coding sequence ATGAAATATACCATTGATGATTTTGCCCGGCTGATTGACCACACCAACCTACATGCTGATGCTACTACGGCTGATATGAAAAAACTTTGTAGTGAAGCTAAAAAATACCACTTCAAGATGGTAGCAATTAACCAGGTACAGTCCCAGTTTTGTGCTGAACAATTAAAGGGTACGGATATTGATACGGGTGCGGCTATTAGTTTTCCTTTGGGTCAGACTAGTATTGTCTGCAAACTAACAGAGACAAAGGATGCCTTGAAAAATGGTGCAAATGAGATTGATTACGTTGTCAACCTAACGCAGGTGCGAGCACATAATTGGGCGTACGTTGAAGATGAAATGCGTCAAATGGTGGAATTGTGTCATAGTCATCACGTGCTCTGCAAAGTGATTTTTGAGAATTGTTACTTGACCAAGGTTGAAATCAAACAGCTGGCACTGTTGGCTAAGAAGGTCGAACCAGATTTTATTAAGACTTCAACCGGTTTTGGTACTTCAGGTGCTAAGGTTGAAGACGTTCGACTGATGAAGGAAACAGTCGGCCCGACTGTGAAGGTCAAGGCCGCGGGCGGCATCCGCAACACGGACGACTTCTTGGCTATGATTGAAGCTGGTGCTGAACGTATAGGTACCAGTGCTGGCGTTAAAATTATTACAGTACTCAAAAAGCGGTTTGAGGAAGACGATATTACTGCAATTGAAATTTAA
- a CDS encoding GntR family transcriptional regulator — MPEKAEPKYQVIAADLLHKIQTGVYPQNTLIPPELELATQFQVSRPTVRQAIATLVNEGYLERRRKRGTLVKKTKIEQEFTHLIESYSTEMSAKGIYPKTNLLYFAEEKATSEVTQNLHVDPGAVVFKLVRLRYADGQPVVLVTTYVPKERIPELVNYDFAKDSLYSTLEKHQLKVTRVIRKLEVVEASETTANLLNIAVNKPVFYFHTQGLTGDGRPIEFSIAEYRGDINSFVIDVQQ; from the coding sequence GTGCCAGAAAAAGCTGAACCTAAATACCAAGTAATTGCTGCTGACCTTTTACATAAAATTCAGACTGGAGTATATCCGCAAAATACGTTAATTCCGCCAGAGCTTGAATTAGCAACACAGTTTCAAGTGAGCCGCCCAACTGTACGGCAGGCAATTGCCACCTTGGTCAACGAGGGTTACCTGGAGCGTCGACGTAAGAGGGGAACCCTTGTCAAGAAGACAAAAATCGAACAGGAATTCACGCACCTGATTGAGAGCTACAGTACGGAAATGAGTGCTAAGGGCATTTATCCCAAGACCAACTTGCTGTATTTTGCCGAGGAGAAAGCTACAAGTGAAGTTACTCAAAATTTGCACGTTGATCCTGGAGCTGTGGTGTTTAAACTGGTGCGCTTGCGCTATGCTGACGGTCAGCCAGTCGTCTTAGTCACAACTTATGTGCCTAAAGAACGGATACCGGAATTGGTCAACTATGACTTTGCTAAGGATTCATTATATAGTACGCTAGAAAAGCATCAGCTTAAGGTAACTCGGGTAATTAGAAAGTTGGAAGTTGTGGAAGCTAGCGAGACAACGGCTAACTTATTGAATATTGCTGTCAATAAGCCGGTTTTTTACTTTCATACTCAAGGCTTAACTGGTGATGGGCGCCCGATTGAATTTTCGATTGCCGAATACCGCGGCGATATTAATTCTTTTGTGATTGACGTCCAACAGTGA
- a CDS encoding Imm15 family immunity protein, translating into MIINMNDLIKAEGLDDPLTLFAEYETFEEIPVFSRFSHISFLSSLSFNEKNKVLLKTCLDLAEKCNSSIKPDHFICVSITDWDNYEEINCLTPNLFVSQRKDWLLSKLKLKSTQTVEENLVREYLNSLDRLEYDVYTAIDFKKYKRIYVVKKEA; encoded by the coding sequence ATGATTATCAATATGAACGATCTTATCAAAGCTGAAGGATTAGACGATCCCTTAACGCTTTTTGCGGAGTATGAAACATTCGAAGAAATTCCCGTTTTCTCAAGGTTCAGTCATATTTCATTTCTCAGCTCACTTTCGTTCAATGAAAAGAACAAGGTTTTACTAAAAACGTGCTTGGATTTAGCAGAAAAATGTAATTCTAGCATTAAGCCTGACCATTTTATTTGTGTCAGTATTACTGATTGGGATAACTATGAGGAGATAAATTGTCTCACCCCCAACTTGTTTGTCTCACAAAGGAAAGATTGGCTGCTGTCTAAGTTGAAGCTTAAAAGTACTCAAACCGTTGAAGAAAATCTGGTGCGGGAGTATTTAAATTCATTAGATCGTCTCGAGTACGACGTCTATACGGCAATTGATTTTAAGAAATATAAGCGGATTTATGTTGTTAAAAAGGAAGCATAA
- the relB gene encoding type II toxin-antitoxin system RelB family antitoxin has protein sequence MTQATSVRFDDRINDLLNVYTESHSISKSEFIQAAVQEKLEDWLDIEKADLAFKAWLDDDKRTLSWDDTLKELNLENE, from the coding sequence ATGACCCAGGCAACTTCGGTTAGATTCGATGATCGAATCAATGATTTGTTAAATGTTTATACGGAATCTCATTCAATCAGTAAATCTGAATTCATTCAGGCTGCGGTGCAGGAAAAATTAGAAGATTGGCTTGATATTGAAAAGGCAGATTTAGCTTTTAAGGCTTGGCTGGATGATGATAAGAGAACTTTAAGCTGGGATGATACGCTTAAAGAATTAAATTTAGAAAATGAGTAA